The sequence TGTTACACTTGCATTAACGTAAGAGGGAGGTATTTATGGATAGTAACGTAAAAATAAAAATAGATTTCAATCTCCTTCAGTCTGGAACTTGGGTTCTGGAAAAGAAAGGGAATCAACAGATTCATTATTTTGAAAAGAAAATAGGGGAAGGAAAAATAATTATTTATAACGCTTTAGATGTTCCGAGTCCTATTGACAGCAAAATTCTTGATTATTTGATGGTTAGATCTCAGGAAATGCAGTGGGCAGAAGAAATTACTATTCCTTCATTGCGAACCTTGGCGAAAGAAATTGGTATGGGAACTGATAAAAAGAGGCTTGAACGCATAAGGAGAGGGTTAGAGATACTTGTGAATACTAGAATACGTTTTGAAAACTGTTTTGTGGATAATGGTACTTTGGACTATATAAAAGGGGGGGATTATGAAGTTATAAACATAGGTATCTTGACTGACTATACAATAGAAAAAGTAAGTAAAAGAGGGCAACCCCGACAGATTACTGTTTGGTTTAATAAAAACTTTATTTCTTTATGTAAGCATTCACTTGGTTACAAACTAATTCCCTATGCTCCAATACAGGGTCTAAGAGACACGGCTTATGCACTTTATAAGTGGGCTTATCGCTGGTATGACTCATCTAAAGGCTATGGTGAAAGGTGGATAGGGAGTGGGAAAGCGTTAGTTGATTGGTATAAAAACGAACTTAATAGTGTTGCTCAATATAAGTATCCTTCGGAGGTCTTAAGAAGAATAAAGGTGGCAATTAAACAGCTTAATGAGAATCCAAAGGTTCCTTTTGGTCTTAATCTTAAAGAAGAAAATGGAAACTACAAGATAGAACTTTATCGTAAAGAAGGAGTTATTCTCAAAACTAAAAGAGAAATTCTTTTTGATAAGTTACCTAGGGCTTTAAGAGAAGCTATTATTAAACTGATAGAGAAGAAAAAGCATATTAAGGACTCCTATGCCTTAGCCCGTTCTATGTCCCTTAAAGAATTGGAAATTCTTCTTAAAAAACTTGTAGTTATCCAGCTTCCTAAAAGTACGTGGGAAATGATAGAGACTTTATATTCCGACATAAGAGACTTTGAACCTGAGGATGTGAAGAAGTCAAAAATAGAGGTAATAGAAGCACCGATAGGAAAAGAAGTAAAAGGCGAATTTGTTTATTTAGTGGTTGAAAAAGAAAAGCTAAATGAGAAACATAGTTTTTATAAAACACTTGAAGCTATTATTCCAAGCTGGAGAGAAGGATTGCAGAAAGCAGTTGGTTATCTAAAAGAGGTTCAGCTTACAAAGCTTTAATTGATTGTGGTTTTTCCAGGAATAGAAAGTTGTGCTTTTGTTGTTTAAAAATCCTGTGCATTGTGTGCTTCTAAGTTTTATTTCATGTGCATTTTCTTATGTTGCTTCTTGTGTACTGAACTTCTGCCCGCAGAAATTTTTTGTCAAGTTTCTTTTTCTCTCTTACTTTTGAAATAGAAGAAAGTTTTGAGAGGTTACTATGCTGAAATATAATCCTGAAACAGATACTCTCTATGTTTCTTTCTACGACGAGGAGAAAAAGAAACAGGTCAGTCTGATAATCTCTGAGGTTAGCAAAAAGTCAGAGTATTTTCCTGAAGATGATATTCTGTGGGTAGATATTTCGGAAAAAAAGTCCTTTGAAAGTGAACACATATTTGATGGCAATTTTGTGGTTGACTTTGATAAAAACGGAGACCCAGTAGGACTGGAAATCTTTGGTTGGAAAAGGTTTTACGACGAAAGGTGTGTAGGTAAGCAAGAGAAAAAATAAAAAATCCTCTCTATCCCGTCTGATTTCGCTTCTGACGAATTCCAAGTATAAAGGTATTACTCCCCCCTCTATCTCGTCTCAGAACCCCCAATC is a genomic window of Desulfurobacteriaceae bacterium containing:
- a CDS encoding DUF2283 domain-containing protein, with the translated sequence MLKYNPETDTLYVSFYDEEKKKQVSLIISEVSKKSEYFPEDDILWVDISEKKSFESEHIFDGNFVVDFDKNGDPVGLEIFGWKRFYDERCVGKQEKK